A genomic region of Syntrophaceae bacterium contains the following coding sequences:
- a CDS encoding integration host factor subunit alpha — MTKIDIIQEVYEKLGFSKKDSASIVESVFEIMKETLAKGEKIKISGFGNFMVKEKKSRRGRNPQTGSEITITARRVLTFKSSQVLRKALNG, encoded by the coding sequence ATGACGAAAATCGACATCATCCAGGAAGTTTATGAGAAGCTCGGGTTTTCCAAGAAGGATTCTGCCAGCATTGTCGAATCCGTCTTTGAAATCATGAAGGAAACCCTGGCCAAGGGAGAGAAGATCAAAATCTCGGGATTCGGTAATTTCATGGTGAAGGAAAAGAAGTCCCGCCGGGGAAGGAATCCCCAGACGGGATCGGAGATCACCATTACCGCCCGGAGGGTCCTGACCTTCAAATCGAGCCAGGTTCTGAGGAAGGCCCTCAACGGCTGA
- the ptsP gene encoding phosphoenolpyruvate--protein phosphotransferase, producing MKSQQEKNTTVLRGVAVSPGIAIGKAFHFDRMESQVALYKLRDKSHISHEIKRFRNSVAVSIRQLREIRRKLGRLEGMDPLYILDVHIMLLQDRSFLTQVTSFIRNMGVNAEWAVRMAIDKYREIFDKVEDEYIRGRFSDIQYAGQRILRNLGGRRREALPDLDEGVIVIAMDLSPADTAQMKIDRVQGFAIDMGSKTSHTAIVARSLAIPAVLGLERITRVVKTNDDVIIDGLAGLVIVNPDPEILFRYEGKKRDYDVARRELLADACQPAITEDGHAVDIGCNIEFIEEIPSAVTHGADGIGLYRTEFLYINREQLPTEEDHLANYRRVLEVKELRWATIRTLDLGGDKFFSDPKLAREMNPQMGLRAIRLCLREEDIFKAQLRAILRAGAEGEVRILIPMVSGIEEIREAKRILADLKEDLAREGIPAGRDMPVGVMIEVPSAVVIADALAREADFFSIGTNDLIQYALAIDRINERVSYLYEPLHPAVLRLIRQVVEAGHRAGIPVAMCGEMAGDPLYTLILLGFGLDELSMNPLAIPRVKRIIRASTQKEARKLLKRVFSFSSATEIRPYVEGYMRKRFPEAFPAGES from the coding sequence ATGAAATCCCAGCAGGAGAAAAACACAACCGTCCTGAGAGGTGTCGCTGTATCCCCGGGCATTGCAATCGGCAAGGCCTTTCATTTCGACCGCATGGAATCCCAGGTGGCTCTTTACAAGCTCCGGGACAAAAGTCACATATCCCATGAAATCAAGCGATTTCGTAATTCCGTGGCGGTTTCGATCCGGCAGCTCCGCGAGATCCGCCGCAAACTGGGCCGGCTGGAGGGCATGGACCCGCTGTACATCCTGGATGTACACATCATGCTCCTGCAGGACCGGTCGTTTCTCACCCAGGTTACCTCGTTCATCCGGAACATGGGCGTCAATGCCGAGTGGGCCGTGCGAATGGCCATCGACAAGTACCGGGAAATCTTTGACAAGGTGGAGGACGAATACATCCGGGGCCGTTTCAGCGACATTCAGTACGCCGGCCAGAGGATTCTCCGGAACCTGGGCGGACGCCGCCGGGAGGCCCTGCCGGATCTGGATGAGGGGGTCATCGTCATCGCAATGGATCTTTCCCCTGCGGACACGGCCCAGATGAAAATCGACCGGGTCCAGGGATTTGCCATCGACATGGGAAGCAAGACGTCCCATACGGCCATTGTGGCCCGCTCCCTGGCAATACCGGCCGTCCTGGGGCTGGAGAGGATCACCCGCGTCGTGAAGACCAACGACGACGTCATCATCGACGGGTTGGCCGGGCTGGTCATTGTCAATCCCGATCCGGAGATCCTGTTCCGCTACGAGGGGAAAAAACGGGACTATGACGTGGCGCGGCGGGAGCTTCTGGCCGACGCCTGCCAGCCAGCAATCACGGAAGACGGGCATGCTGTCGACATCGGCTGCAACATCGAGTTCATCGAAGAAATCCCTTCGGCCGTGACCCATGGGGCCGACGGAATCGGCCTGTACCGGACGGAATTCCTGTACATCAACCGGGAGCAGCTTCCGACGGAAGAAGACCACCTGGCCAATTACCGGCGGGTGCTGGAGGTGAAGGAACTGCGCTGGGCCACCATCCGGACCCTGGACCTGGGAGGGGACAAATTCTTCTCCGACCCGAAGCTGGCCAGGGAGATGAATCCCCAGATGGGGCTCCGGGCAATCCGCCTTTGCCTTCGGGAGGAGGATATCTTCAAGGCTCAGTTGCGGGCCATTTTGCGTGCCGGAGCCGAAGGAGAGGTCCGGATCCTGATCCCCATGGTGTCCGGAATCGAGGAAATCAGAGAGGCGAAGCGGATTCTGGCGGACCTGAAAGAGGACCTCGCGCGGGAGGGGATTCCCGCCGGCCGGGACATGCCCGTCGGCGTCATGATCGAAGTCCCGTCCGCCGTCGTCATCGCCGACGCGTTGGCCCGGGAGGCCGACTTCTTCAGCATCGGTACGAACGACCTGATTCAATATGCCCTGGCCATCGACCGGATCAACGAGCGGGTCTCCTACCTGTACGAGCCGCTTCACCCCGCTGTTCTCCGTCTCATCCGACAGGTGGTGGAAGCCGGGCACCGGGCGGGAATTCCCGTGGCCATGTGCGGCGAAATGGCGGGCGATCCCCTCTACACCCTCATCCTTCTGGGGTTCGGCCTGGATGAGTTGAGCATGAACCCCCTGGCGATCCCGCGGGTCAAGCGAATCATCCGTGCCTCCACGCAAAAAGAAGCCCGGAAGCTCCTGAAACGGGTTTTTTCCTTTTCCTCCGCCACGGAGATCCGCCCCTATGTCGAGGGCTATATGCGCAAGCGGTTTCCGGAGGCGTTCCCTGCCGGGGAATCATAA
- a CDS encoding HPr family phosphocarrier protein, which yields MTMIRTLEVTNKLGLHARAAAKLVSVAGHFRARIFFEKDGNEVNAKSLLGILTLACPQGSFLTVRAEGEDAPEAVEQIARLFEERFGEE from the coding sequence ATGACCATGATCCGGACCCTCGAGGTCACAAATAAACTGGGCCTTCATGCCCGGGCGGCCGCCAAGCTGGTATCTGTTGCCGGACATTTCCGGGCCAGGATTTTTTTCGAGAAGGACGGCAACGAGGTGAATGCCAAAAGCCTCCTCGGAATCCTGACCCTGGCGTGCCCGCAGGGCAGTTTTCTCACGGTTCGTGCGGAGGGGGAAGACGCGCCGGAGGCAGTGGAGCAGATCGCGCGTCTTTTCGAAGAAAGGTTCGGCGAAGAGTAA
- the eno gene encoding phosphopyruvate hydratase yields the protein MTEIINVHAREILDSRGNPTVEVEVTLFSGETGRAAVPSGASTGEHEMLELRDGNKKRYLGKGVEKAVANVVSKIGPEIIGMDALRQREIDYAMIALDGTENKSALGANAILGVSLACAKAAAASLELPLYRYIGGVAAKDIPVPMMNIINGGQHADNNVDIQEFMIMPIGAKTFKEGLRISAEVFHTLKAVLKGKGYNTAVGDEGGFAPNLKSNEEALSLIVEAITKAKYKPGKDVAIALDAAASSFFEKGIYKLAAEKKPNKTAAEMVRYYEDLVKKYPIVSIEDGLDENDWDGWKLLTDALGSTVQIVGDDIFVTNKKLLEKGIGLGVANSILIKLNQIGSLTETLETIQTAKEAGYTTVVSHRSGETEDACMADVAVAANCGQIKSGSLSRSERLAKYNQLLRIEEDLGEMAVYRGKGAFYSVRG from the coding sequence ATGACGGAAATCATCAACGTACACGCCAGGGAGATCCTGGATTCAAGAGGCAACCCGACGGTGGAAGTGGAAGTCACGCTGTTCTCCGGCGAAACCGGCCGCGCGGCGGTTCCGTCCGGCGCATCCACCGGGGAGCACGAAATGCTGGAGCTCCGGGACGGCAACAAAAAGCGGTATCTCGGCAAGGGCGTGGAGAAGGCCGTGGCCAACGTGGTCAGCAAGATCGGACCCGAGATCATCGGCATGGACGCCCTGAGGCAGCGGGAAATCGACTACGCCATGATCGCCCTCGACGGCACCGAAAACAAGAGCGCCCTCGGGGCCAACGCCATCCTTGGTGTTTCCCTGGCCTGCGCCAAGGCGGCCGCGGCGTCGCTGGAACTCCCCCTGTACCGATACATCGGCGGGGTCGCCGCCAAGGACATTCCCGTCCCCATGATGAACATCATCAACGGCGGCCAGCACGCGGACAACAACGTGGACATCCAGGAATTCATGATCATGCCCATCGGGGCCAAGACCTTCAAGGAGGGGCTCCGGATCTCCGCGGAGGTCTTCCACACCCTCAAGGCGGTCCTGAAGGGCAAGGGATACAACACGGCTGTCGGGGACGAGGGTGGATTCGCCCCGAACCTGAAGTCCAACGAGGAGGCCCTGTCGCTCATCGTGGAGGCCATCACGAAGGCGAAGTACAAACCGGGGAAGGATGTTGCCATCGCCTTGGACGCGGCGGCCAGCTCCTTCTTCGAGAAGGGCATTTACAAGCTGGCGGCGGAAAAGAAGCCGAACAAGACGGCGGCGGAGATGGTCCGGTATTATGAGGACCTGGTGAAGAAGTACCCCATCGTCTCCATCGAGGACGGCCTGGACGAGAACGACTGGGACGGCTGGAAGTTGCTCACCGACGCCCTGGGGTCGACAGTCCAGATCGTCGGCGACGACATCTTCGTGACGAACAAGAAGCTCCTGGAGAAGGGGATCGGCCTGGGCGTGGCCAACTCGATCCTCATCAAGCTGAACCAGATCGGGTCGCTCACGGAAACCCTGGAGACCATCCAGACGGCGAAGGAGGCCGGCTACACCACCGTCGTCTCCCACCGGTCCGGGGAAACGGAAGACGCCTGCATGGCCGACGTGGCCGTGGCGGCCAACTGCGGACAGATCAAGAGCGGCTCCCTCTCCCGAAGCGAGCGGCTGGCCAAATACAACCAGCTGCTCCGGATCGAGGAGGATCTGGGCGAGATGGCCGTCTATCGCGGGAAAGGGGCGTTCTATTCCGTCCGGGGCTGA
- the rplT gene encoding 50S ribosomal protein L20: MSRVKRSLTAKKKRRKIFKMAKGYFGARSRLLRTATEAVNRAMKYAFRDRRVRKREFRVLWIARISAAARMNGITYSRLMDGVHKAGIALDRKILSDLAIHDPGAFSRIVTMVKGTPAA; encoded by the coding sequence ATGTCAAGAGTCAAACGCAGCCTGACGGCAAAGAAAAAGAGAAGAAAGATATTCAAGATGGCCAAGGGCTACTTCGGTGCCCGGAGCCGTCTCCTCAGAACCGCCACCGAGGCGGTCAACCGGGCCATGAAGTATGCTTTCAGGGACCGACGGGTACGGAAACGGGAGTTTCGGGTGCTCTGGATTGCCCGGATCAGTGCCGCGGCCCGCATGAACGGCATCACATACAGCCGGCTCATGGACGGAGTCCACAAGGCGGGGATCGCCCTGGATCGAAAAATCCTTTCCGATCTGGCCATCCACGATCCCGGTGCCTTTTCACGGATCGTCACTATGGTTAAGGGTACTCCGGCGGCATGA
- the pheS gene encoding phenylalanine--tRNA ligase subunit alpha gives MTGDLEEIRIQAETEIQKASSEEGLLEIRTRYLGRKGLLTGLLRTISSVPETDRPAFGKRLNEIKTALDGRIEGALQEILSSGREQALLKEQIDVTLPGRAVLPGRLHPITRVRQEIYSIFSGLGFSIVEGPEVETDYYNFEALNIPKDHPARDMQDTFYVEGNVVLRTHTSPVQVRTMERMKPPVRILSPGRVYRPDSDVSHTPMFHQVEGLLVDRHITLGDLKGVLTSFLTQFFGEDTSLRFRPSFFPFTEPSAEVDIRCVMCHGEGCRVCGQSGWLEILGSGMVDPEVFKNVGYDPEEVTGFAFGLGVERLTMLKYGINDIRLFFENDWRFLEQFG, from the coding sequence ATGACGGGCGACCTGGAGGAGATTAGAATACAGGCGGAAACGGAGATTCAGAAAGCCTCATCGGAAGAAGGGCTTCTGGAGATCCGGACCCGTTATCTGGGACGGAAAGGATTATTGACGGGTCTCTTGCGGACCATCTCTTCCGTACCCGAGACGGATCGGCCTGCCTTCGGCAAACGCCTGAATGAGATCAAGACGGCCCTGGACGGACGGATTGAAGGGGCTCTGCAGGAAATTCTTTCTTCCGGCCGTGAGCAGGCGCTCCTCAAGGAACAAATCGACGTTACGCTCCCGGGAAGGGCGGTTCTGCCGGGCCGGCTGCATCCCATCACCCGGGTCAGGCAGGAGATCTATTCCATCTTCTCCGGTCTCGGTTTCTCGATCGTGGAAGGACCGGAGGTCGAGACGGACTACTACAACTTCGAGGCCCTGAACATCCCGAAGGACCATCCCGCCAGGGATATGCAGGACACCTTCTACGTCGAAGGGAACGTCGTCCTGAGGACCCATACATCACCCGTGCAGGTCCGGACCATGGAGCGGATGAAACCGCCCGTCCGGATTCTCTCCCCCGGCCGCGTCTACCGCCCCGATTCGGACGTGTCTCATACGCCGATGTTCCATCAGGTGGAAGGCCTGCTGGTGGATCGCCATATCACACTCGGGGACCTCAAGGGCGTGCTCACCTCCTTTCTGACCCAGTTTTTCGGGGAGGATACGTCCCTTCGGTTTCGCCCCAGCTTCTTTCCCTTCACCGAACCCAGCGCCGAAGTGGATATCCGCTGCGTCATGTGCCACGGCGAAGGCTGCCGCGTCTGCGGCCAGAGTGGCTGGCTGGAGATCCTGGGATCGGGAATGGTCGATCCGGAAGTCTTCAAGAATGTCGGCTATGATCCCGAAGAAGTGACGGGATTCGCGTTCGGTCTCGGGGTGGAGCGATTGACCATGCTCAAGTACGGCATCAACGACATCCGCCTCTTCTTCGAAAATGACTGGCGCTTCCTGGAGCAGTTCGGATGA
- the rpmI gene encoding 50S ribosomal protein L35: MSKLKTHRGAAKRFRFTGSGRVKRNKAYSSHILTTKSAKRKRNLRKSALVDKTNERAIKALLPYL, from the coding sequence ATGAGTAAACTTAAGACACACCGGGGAGCGGCCAAGCGATTTCGTTTCACCGGATCGGGCCGGGTTAAGCGGAACAAGGCCTATTCCAGTCATATTCTGACGACGAAGAGTGCCAAGCGGAAGCGGAACCTGAGAAAATCCGCTCTGGTGGACAAGACCAACGAAAGGGCGATCAAGGCACTGTTGCCATATCTGTAA
- a CDS encoding phenylalanine--tRNA ligase subunit beta, protein MKVSLKWLKDYVDVDLPAQELAECLTMAGLEVDALEEKRADFSGVVVARIVSAKRHPDADKLSLCEVSIGDETLPIVCGAPNVREGILVPLATVGAVIPGGYTIKLTKIRGQVSEGMLCSEEELGIGSDNTGIMVLPEDLIPGTPLEKALDLTDVVLDVGVTPNRSDCLSIVGIAREVAAITGKSLRYPSITVPESDEKVSDVTSVTILDPDLCPEYTARIVRNVAIRPSPLWMRQRLEAVGLRAINNVVDITNFVMLELGQPLHAFDFRFLEEGRIVVRKAREGEVFVSLDEKERVLKDGTLLICDGVKPVAIAGIMGGLNSEVKEDTSVVLLESAYFQPGSIRRSSRFLGMGTDAAFRFERGIDPEGVVKALDRAAGLMADLADGVSCRGYIDTHPMEVEIARDIPLRVARVNDILGMSLTEKEILPILESLEMKVRPEEGRAGVYLVTPPSCRVDIAREIDLIEEVARLHGYDRIPVTMPAIAVAPFAPDVRRLVEDRVRALLNGYGYSEIITYSFVSPRSADILGLHPDDYRRRMLRIMNPLTDDQSVMRTGLVPSLLKTMLDNANTGTLDLKIFEIGKVFHPQEGQELPEERDRIGALLTGRRYEDRWHFTSVQSDFYDMKGCLEGVLEGLGIREGDFRGRSSEPFLHPGRSCDLFQGDLRLGFLGEVHPDVLNRLDLKNRAMVFELDVEALSAVASRDLKFRGVPRYPSSSRDVAFLVAAGITSGDMIRWAAGNKEELLEKIYVFDVYAGKGIPEGMKSLGLRFSYRASDRTLTDQEIHEVHSRIVERIMAASGARVR, encoded by the coding sequence ATGAAGGTTTCCCTCAAGTGGCTGAAAGATTATGTAGATGTTGATCTGCCGGCGCAGGAGCTCGCCGAGTGCCTGACCATGGCCGGCCTGGAAGTCGACGCCCTGGAGGAGAAGCGGGCCGACTTCAGCGGTGTCGTGGTGGCCCGGATCGTCTCCGCGAAGCGCCATCCCGATGCGGACAAGCTCTCCCTCTGCGAGGTCAGCATCGGGGACGAGACGCTCCCCATCGTCTGTGGCGCACCGAACGTCCGGGAGGGAATCCTCGTTCCGCTTGCCACCGTGGGTGCCGTCATCCCTGGCGGCTATACGATCAAACTGACAAAAATCCGAGGACAGGTCTCCGAGGGCATGCTCTGTTCCGAAGAAGAACTGGGCATCGGGTCCGACAATACGGGCATCATGGTCCTCCCGGAGGATCTGATACCGGGGACGCCTCTCGAAAAGGCCCTGGACCTTACGGACGTGGTCCTGGACGTGGGCGTGACGCCCAACCGCTCCGACTGCCTCAGCATTGTCGGAATTGCGCGGGAGGTAGCGGCCATCACCGGCAAGTCTCTGCGCTATCCGTCCATCACAGTTCCGGAGAGCGATGAAAAGGTCTCCGACGTTACCTCCGTCACGATTTTGGATCCCGATCTCTGCCCCGAGTACACGGCCCGCATTGTCCGCAACGTGGCGATCCGGCCTTCCCCCCTCTGGATGCGCCAGCGTCTGGAGGCCGTCGGTCTGAGAGCCATCAACAACGTCGTGGATATCACCAATTTCGTCATGCTCGAGCTGGGGCAACCCCTTCACGCCTTCGATTTCCGTTTCCTGGAGGAAGGCCGCATCGTTGTCCGGAAGGCCCGGGAAGGCGAAGTCTTCGTCTCCCTCGATGAAAAAGAGCGTGTCCTGAAAGACGGGACCCTCCTGATCTGCGACGGCGTCAAGCCGGTGGCCATTGCCGGGATCATGGGCGGCCTCAACTCGGAGGTCAAGGAAGACACGTCCGTGGTTCTCCTCGAAAGTGCTTATTTTCAGCCGGGTTCGATCCGCCGTTCCTCCCGCTTTCTCGGGATGGGAACGGACGCGGCGTTCCGGTTCGAACGGGGAATCGACCCGGAAGGCGTCGTGAAGGCGCTGGATCGCGCCGCCGGTCTAATGGCGGATCTGGCGGACGGCGTATCCTGCCGGGGCTATATCGATACCCATCCTATGGAGGTCGAGATCGCGAGAGACATCCCCCTGCGGGTTGCACGAGTCAACGATATTCTGGGAATGTCCCTGACGGAGAAGGAGATCCTGCCGATTCTGGAGTCCCTGGAAATGAAGGTGAGGCCCGAAGAAGGCCGCGCCGGAGTTTATCTGGTGACGCCGCCGTCCTGTCGCGTTGACATTGCCCGGGAGATCGATCTCATCGAGGAGGTGGCACGGCTTCACGGATATGACCGGATCCCCGTGACGATGCCCGCCATCGCCGTTGCTCCGTTTGCTCCGGATGTCCGTCGGCTGGTGGAGGACAGGGTCAGAGCCCTCCTGAACGGTTACGGGTACTCGGAAATCATCACCTACAGCTTCGTTTCGCCCCGCTCTGCGGATATCCTGGGTCTCCATCCGGATGATTACCGGCGCCGGATGCTTCGAATCATGAATCCCCTGACGGACGACCAGTCGGTCATGAGAACGGGACTGGTACCGAGCCTGCTCAAGACCATGCTGGACAATGCCAATACAGGGACCCTGGACCTGAAGATATTCGAGATTGGAAAAGTATTTCACCCCCAGGAAGGTCAGGAGCTTCCCGAGGAAAGAGATCGCATCGGCGCGCTGCTCACGGGCCGGCGATATGAAGACCGCTGGCACTTCACGTCCGTTCAGTCCGACTTCTACGACATGAAGGGATGTCTGGAGGGAGTCCTCGAGGGATTGGGAATCCGGGAGGGTGATTTCCGGGGGCGTTCGTCCGAGCCGTTCCTTCACCCGGGACGTTCCTGCGACCTGTTCCAGGGAGATCTTCGACTGGGCTTCCTGGGAGAAGTGCATCCCGACGTGCTGAACCGCCTGGATCTGAAAAACCGGGCCATGGTGTTTGAACTGGATGTCGAGGCCCTGTCCGCAGTCGCCTCGCGGGACCTGAAGTTTCGGGGAGTCCCGCGTTACCCCTCCAGTTCGCGCGATGTGGCCTTCCTGGTCGCCGCCGGGATAACCAGCGGGGACATGATCCGCTGGGCTGCCGGCAATAAAGAAGAATTGCTTGAAAAGATATATGTTTTTGATGTATACGCCGGCAAGGGAATCCCCGAGGGAATGAAAAGCCTCGGCCTCAGGTTTTCTTACCGCGCCTCGGATCGGACGTTGACCGATCAGGAGATTCACGAAGTTCACAGCCGGATCGTGGAGAGGATCATGGCGGCCAGTGGCGCCAGGGTTCGGTAA
- a CDS encoding translation initiation factor IF-3, translating into MQKDWRINREIRAASVRVIDAEGKQLGIITLAEALEVAAKSGLDLVEVAPQGDPPVCKVMDYGKFRYQQSKKLHTAKKSASVIQIKEMRLRPKTEEHDLQVKIRHIRKFLEEQNKVKITMMFRGREIAYADHARRTMEQIRNMLVDIGTVEQFPRLEGRHMTMFLAPKKQAGTVDKGK; encoded by the coding sequence ATCCAAAAGGATTGGAGAATCAACCGGGAGATCCGTGCAGCATCGGTCAGGGTGATTGATGCCGAGGGGAAGCAGTTGGGAATCATCACGCTGGCGGAGGCTCTGGAAGTTGCCGCGAAGTCCGGACTGGACTTGGTGGAGGTGGCCCCCCAGGGCGACCCACCCGTCTGCAAGGTAATGGATTACGGGAAGTTTCGATACCAGCAAAGCAAGAAACTTCATACCGCCAAGAAAAGCGCGAGCGTGATCCAGATCAAGGAAATGAGATTGCGGCCGAAGACGGAGGAACATGATCTCCAGGTCAAGATCCGCCATATCCGAAAATTCCTTGAAGAGCAGAACAAGGTAAAAATCACCATGATGTTCCGCGGCCGTGAGATTGCCTATGCCGACCATGCCCGCCGGACCATGGAACAAATTCGGAACATGCTGGTGGATATCGGTACCGTGGAGCAGTTTCCAAGGCTGGAAGGGCGGCATATGACCATGTTCCTGGCCCCGAAGAAACAGGCCGGAACGGTCGATAAGGGAAAATGA
- the thrS gene encoding threonine--tRNA ligase, protein MSEIRVSLPDGSVKTCPAGVTAREVLASWREDLVPSAVAVRFGGNALDLSRSLNEDGALEVIGIDSREGLGILRHSISHVMAQAVQDSFQGVQVSIGPSIEDGFYYDFDYTETFTPEDLTKIEARMEEIARSDRPFVRQEVGREDAVALFQKKGENYKVELIRDLPPDVETVSLYSQGDYVDLCRGPHIPSTGMIQAFKLLNVAGAYWRGDEHNKMLQRIYGTGFATQVELDEYLHVLEEARKRDHRRLGRELDLFQVNEEAGAGLVIFHPKGMLLRYLIEEWERKEHLKRGYDMVMGPQILKADLWRRSGHFDHYRENMYFTEVENQLYGIKPMNCLSHMLIYKSKVRSYRDLPLRYFELGTVHRHEKAGVLHGLMRVRQFTQDDAHILCMPEQLNSEIRDIADFVAYAMKIFGFDYEVELSTRPAKSIGSDEDWDMATNALEQALKDNRMTYDVNEGDGAFYGPKIDFKLKDALKRKWQCATIQCDFTLPDRFDLTYVGPDGERHRPVMLHRVILGAIERFMGVLIEHYAGAFPVWLSPVQAVIQTVTDKQIPFGEEVYRRLIDADIRVEKDFRNEKLGYKVREAQSQKIPFMLVIGDREVEGRKVSPRQRDGKNLGPMDVDAFIGQVKELCARYQ, encoded by the coding sequence ATGAGCGAGATCCGAGTAAGTCTGCCTGACGGATCGGTGAAGACCTGTCCGGCAGGCGTGACGGCGCGGGAAGTGCTGGCCTCCTGGCGGGAAGACTTGGTGCCGTCGGCGGTGGCCGTTCGGTTCGGGGGAAATGCCTTGGATTTGAGCCGTTCCCTCAATGAAGACGGAGCCCTGGAGGTGATCGGAATCGACTCGCGGGAAGGGCTTGGGATCCTTCGTCACAGCATTTCCCACGTCATGGCCCAAGCTGTTCAGGACAGCTTCCAGGGGGTCCAGGTCAGCATCGGTCCCTCCATTGAGGACGGATTCTACTACGATTTCGATTACACGGAAACGTTCACGCCGGAAGATCTGACAAAGATCGAGGCGCGCATGGAAGAGATCGCCCGGTCGGACCGGCCGTTTGTGCGGCAGGAAGTCGGAAGGGAAGATGCCGTCGCTTTGTTTCAAAAGAAGGGCGAAAACTACAAAGTGGAATTGATCCGAGATCTTCCGCCGGATGTGGAGACCGTCAGCCTTTACAGCCAGGGCGATTATGTCGATCTCTGCCGGGGGCCCCACATTCCATCCACAGGGATGATTCAGGCTTTCAAGCTGCTGAACGTGGCGGGTGCCTATTGGCGGGGCGATGAGCACAATAAGATGCTCCAGAGGATCTACGGCACGGGGTTCGCGACGCAGGTGGAGCTGGATGAGTACCTGCATGTCCTCGAAGAAGCGCGCAAGCGGGATCACCGTCGCCTGGGCCGGGAACTCGACCTTTTCCAGGTCAACGAGGAAGCGGGTGCGGGGCTTGTAATCTTTCATCCGAAAGGCATGCTTCTCAGGTACCTTATCGAGGAATGGGAGCGCAAGGAGCATCTGAAGCGCGGTTACGATATGGTCATGGGCCCGCAGATCCTCAAGGCGGACCTCTGGCGGCGATCCGGACATTTCGATCATTACCGCGAGAACATGTACTTCACGGAAGTGGAGAACCAGCTCTACGGCATCAAGCCCATGAACTGCCTCTCCCACATGCTGATCTACAAGTCGAAGGTGCGCAGCTACCGCGACCTTCCCCTGCGGTATTTTGAGTTGGGGACCGTACACCGCCACGAGAAGGCGGGAGTCCTTCACGGACTGATGCGGGTCCGCCAGTTCACCCAGGACGATGCCCACATCCTGTGCATGCCGGAGCAGTTGAACTCGGAGATCCGGGACATCGCAGATTTCGTCGCCTATGCGATGAAAATCTTCGGTTTCGATTACGAGGTCGAACTGAGCACACGCCCTGCAAAATCCATCGGTTCCGACGAGGATTGGGACATGGCGACGAACGCCCTGGAACAGGCCCTCAAGGACAACCGGATGACCTATGACGTCAATGAGGGAGACGGAGCCTTCTACGGGCCGAAAATCGACTTCAAACTGAAGGATGCTCTGAAGCGGAAATGGCAGTGCGCCACCATCCAGTGCGATTTCACGCTGCCTGACCGTTTCGACCTGACCTACGTCGGGCCGGACGGCGAACGTCACCGCCCGGTCATGCTGCATCGGGTGATCCTCGGCGCCATCGAGCGATTCATGGGGGTTCTGATCGAGCATTATGCCGGCGCCTTCCCGGTCTGGCTGTCGCCCGTTCAGGCGGTCATCCAGACGGTGACGGACAAGCAGATCCCCTTTGGGGAAGAAGTCTACCGCCGGTTAATCGATGCCGACATCCGCGTGGAAAAAGATTTCCGAAACGAGAAACTGGGATACAAGGTTCGGGAAGCGCAGAGCCAGAAAATTCCATTCATGCTCGTCATCGGAGACCGGGAAGTGGAAGGGCGGAAGGTTTCACCCCGCCAGAGAGACGGAAAGAATCTGGGTCCCATGGACGTGGACGCCTTCATCGGCCAGGTGAAGGAACTGTGTGCCCGGTATCAGTAA
- a CDS encoding MerR family transcriptional regulator, with protein MHETIPDKAYFRIGEVSRILGVEPYVIRYWESVFRTVRPERTRSDQRRYRRKDVEELLIIKNLLYEERFTIAGAKTQLRRMKKGASQNRGESRAANDPERPVESVEPAESAGMNGQEDTRLAELKEGLTQIRDILD; from the coding sequence ATGCACGAGACGATTCCCGACAAGGCCTACTTCCGAATCGGAGAAGTCAGCCGGATCCTGGGCGTGGAGCCCTACGTGATCCGCTACTGGGAGTCGGTGTTTAGGACCGTCAGGCCGGAACGCACAAGATCGGATCAGAGGCGATACCGAAGGAAGGACGTTGAGGAGCTTCTGATCATCAAGAATCTTCTGTACGAAGAGCGTTTCACCATTGCCGGGGCGAAGACGCAACTGCGGCGGATGAAGAAGGGCGCTTCGCAGAACAGAGGAGAATCCCGGGCGGCGAATGATCCTGAAAGGCCTGTCGAGTCCGTTGAGCCCGCCGAGTCTGCTGGGATGAACGGGCAGGAAGACACGCGGCTCGCGGAACTCAAGGAGGGACTGACTCAGATCCGCGACATATTGGATTAA